The DNA window agctgttacggttttcatggaaatataaaaaaactgaaaacagggatacaaaagtggggagaaggaggggaaacattgacacctcggcgtgtttctacttcaattttttcttataatcctataagctatatacatgccaagtttcatgctttctgccagacgggactataACATTCATACTAATGCTCTGTTAACGCCCCGCACTATAAAACATTTAAGCGCACAGCAACATGCCCCTACAgtttttgcattttatttattaattagcgTATCGGTATGGTCGACAAAGTCCTAACTTTTCTGGTTGGCCTATCAagtttgtcactagaaaaagtgAGTAATTAAAATTGTTGGGGCGATAAACATTCTCctatattttttcaatttacCGCTTTTTTCAACTGATGGAAAGAGCTTGACAGACTATATAAATTCCAGATTAAGATTTCTGAACGAACGCTATTTCTCATTTAGCGTTTAGTTACTAGGTATTTCGCCTGAATTCGCCTTTTGTATTAAAATTGGCATACATTTAAAAGTTGAAATtgtaatttaatatatttttttatattatatatgtttatcagaaaataattaaaattgaaaatatgaaaactaTTCTATAAAGCTAGCTCTAGTTGGtaggtactactttttattgtaaaGGTAACAAAACGCAATGATGATTTGTCAAGAAATTGTCATAGATGCCTAGTCTAGTAATTGTTGCctaaaaaatattgttgttGAATCACATAGTATCAAACCTTTAATTGTCTACACAGATAATGCTACATTGTTAATTCTTCATTAGGAAATTGACTAAATACCTACCTGTATCAGTGAGCAAAGTGACGTTCTTATAAACTCAAGGAACAAGAGTACGTTGCCGTAATCTTTTTGTTTTGGAGAGAATAATCCAGCAAGACGGCGGGCCGAAGCAGTATGAGGCGCGCTAGAGACGGGTACGCGTATCAGCCCATTCCCAGGGTGGCTACAGAAGATGCAGTCGCTCACGAGAACGATCATATGGCAGAGGAGCTCAGTGGCAAGATCAGCACTCTCAAACATATGTCGATAGAAATAGGCAACGAGGTTCGATACCAAGACAAAATCTTACGTGgacttgatgatgatgtggACAGAAGCTCTGGTTTTCTTGGGAAAACTATGGGCCGAGTATTAAGACTAGGCAAAGGCAATCACAATTACTACATACTTTATTTGTTCCTTTTCTCCATCTTTGTCTTTTTCCTActttatattgttttaaaatttaGGTGATCTGTTCAAACCATTATATGACTGAATTCCAAATTGTACCTTGTTCTTGttcatatgtatttatttattaagtaaccttaaatgttatataaaagtatgtaaataaataatttgcaaAAACAAGTCTTCACTATTTTCAAGAATGAAAACCTACTT is part of the Leguminivora glycinivorella isolate SPB_JAAS2020 chromosome 10, LegGlyc_1.1, whole genome shotgun sequence genome and encodes:
- the LOC125230298 gene encoding BET1 homolog, with amino-acid sequence MRRARDGYAYQPIPRVATEDAVAHENDHMAEELSGKISTLKHMSIEIGNEVRYQDKILRGLDDDVDRSSGFLGKTMGRVLRLGKGNHNYYILYLFLFSIFVFFLLYIVLKFR